Genomic DNA from Pistricoccus aurantiacus:
CAGGCTCTGGGCAGCAAAGGCTTCGTTGAGCTCCACCGCCTGGATATCCTCGACGGTCATCCCTGCCCGCTTGAGCGCCTGCTTGGTCGCCGGCACCGGGCCATAGCCCATGATAGAAGGATCGCAGCCCGCCACCCCGGTGGAAATAACTCGGGCGATAGGCTCGAGTCCCAGCGCCTGGGCACGTTCATGGCTCATCACCGCCATGCCCGCGGCGCCCACGGAAAGCGCCGAAGAGGTGCCGGCGGTCACGGTTCCATTGCGCGGGTCGAAGGCCGGCTTGAGCTCCGCCATCTTTTCCAGGCTGACATCCGCTCGCACCACTTCGTCATGCTTGATCAGCTTGCGGAACCCCTGGTCGTCGTGACCTTCCACGCCGATGATCTCGTTGTCGAAGTGGCCGTTCTCGTTGGCAGCAAAGGCGCGTTGATGGGAACGCACGCCGAACTTGTCCTGATCTTCCCGGGAAATGCCGTTCATCTTGCCGAGCAGTTCCGCGGTCAGGCCCATCATCATCGCCGCCTTGGCCACATGCTTGCTGGCGGCGGGATTGATATCGATACCGTGAGTCATCGGCACATGTTCCATGTGCTCGACACCACCGATGATATAGAAATCCCCCATGCCCGCCCGGATATTGGCCGCGGCGATATGCAGAGCGCTCATGGACGAGCCGCACAGCCGGTTGACGGTCTGTGCGGGAACCGTCTTGGGAATACCGGTCAACACCGCCGCGTTGCGAGCGATGTTCATCGCCTGCTCCAGGGTCTGGTTGACACAGCCCCAGATCACGTCGTCAACCTCCGCGGGCTTCATCGCCGGATTGCGTTCGAACAAGGTCTGCATTACTGCAGCCGACAGGGTTTCCGCGCGCACGTGGCGAAAAGCACCATGCCTGGCCTTGGCCATGGCGGTGCGCACGCCGTCTACCACCACGATATCTCTTGCATTCAAACTCATCGATTCCGTCTCCTGTTCGTGGTGGCTCAGCGTTGTCCAGCGGTGGAATAAAAGCGCTCACCAGCCTTGGCCATTTCACGCAGTCTGTCCGTCGGTGCATAAAGCGGCCCAAGAGTTTCGCTCAGCCGATCTGCCTGCTCGACAAATTCCGCCACGCCCATGGCATCGATATAGCGTAGCGCGCCGCCCCGGAACGGGGGAAAGCCGATGCCGTAGATCAACGCCATGTCCGCTTCCGCCGGTGAGCCGACGATATCGTCTTCCAGGCAGCGCACCGCCTCGAGGCATAGCGGCGTCATCAGCCGCGCGACGATTGCCTCGTCGGTGAACTCCCGGTGTTCCTTCACCAGCGGCTTGAGCAGCTCGTAAGCCTGATCGTCGCTGACTTTTTTTGGCTTGCCCTTCTTGTCTTCCTCGTAGACATAGAAGCCCTTGCGGTTCTTCTGCCCCAGGCGTTCGTTCTCCTGCATGACTTGAATGGCGTTCTTGCCTTCCCGGGCCATACGCTCTGGAAAGCCTTCCGCCATTACCTCGTTGGCGTGCACCGCGATATCGATGCCCACCACGTCAAGCAGATAGGCAGGCCCCATGGGCCAGCCGAACTTCTCCATGACCTTGTCGACCCGCTGGAAATCCGCGCCCTGTTCGATCAACAGATTGAAACCGCCGAAATAGGGAAATAAAACCCGATTGACCAGAAAACCCGGGCAGTCGTTGACCACGATCGGCGTCTTGCCCATCTTGCGGGCATAGGCTACCGCCGTGCCAATGGCGACATCCGAGGTCTTGGCACCGCGAATAACCTCCACCAGGGGCATGCGGTGCACCGGGTTGAAGAAGTGCATGCCGCAGAAATTCTGCGGACGCTTGAGGTTTCCCGCCAGACGATCGATGGCGATGGTTGAAGTATTGGAAGTAAGAATGGTTTCTTCGCCGGTAGCCTTTTCGACTTCCGCGAGAACCCCGCCCTTGACCTTGGGATTCTCCACCACCGCTTCCACCACCAGATCGACCTGTTCGAAATCGCCGTAGGCAAGCGTCGAACGAATGGACGTGAGCTTCTCCGCCATGTCCGCCTTGCCGAGCCTGCCGCGCTCCACCTGCTTGATGAACAGCTTGCGCGCTTCCTTGAGCCCCAGCTCGATGGCCTCCAGCTTGATATCCTTCATCAGGATCGGCGTGCCCTTGGACGCGCTTTGATAGGCGATACCGCCGCCCATGGTACCGGCGCCCAGCACCGCCGCCAGCTCGACCGGGTTGGCCTGCTTCTCGTATTGGCCGGCCTTTTTCTTGACCGCCTGGTCGTTGAGGAAAAGCCCCACCAGGTTGTAGCAGACATCGGTCATGGCGAGCTTGGCGAAGGCCTTGGCCTCGATGGCCTGGGCGCGTTCCCGGCCCTCGCCGGCGCCTTTCTGAATGACGCGGATGGCCTCGACCGGAGCCGTATAGTGCGGCCCCGCCTTGCCGGCTACATAACCCTTGGCGGTCTCGAAGGCCATCATCTGCTCGATGGAATCGAGCTTCAAAGGCGACTGTTTTTCCTCACGCCGGGCCTGATAATCCAGTTCACCCCGATTGGCCTGTTCAAGAATGTCCCGGGCCGCCGCTTCGAGTTTCTCCTTAGGCACCACCGCGTCCACCGCGCCCATCTCAAGAGCGGTTTTCGCCTTGTTCTCTGTCCCTCCGGCGATCCATTCGATGGCGTTGTCCGCGCCGATCAGACGCGGCAGCCGTACGCAGCCGCCCCAGCCCGGCACAATGCCCAGCTTGGTTTCCGGCAGGCCAATCTTGGCGCTCTCCGCCATGACGCGAAAATCCGCGGTCAGGGTGATCTCGAAACCGCCGCCCAGGGCCAGGCCGTTGATGGCCGCCACGCTGGGAAACGGCAGATCCTCGATAGCATTGAAGATGCCATGCACCCGCTGATTCATGTCGACCAGATATTTCTCGCCTTTCTCGAAGATCTGGTGAAATTCGGTAATATCCGCGCCGACGATAAAGACATCCTTGCCACTGGCGATGACCAGGCCTTGCAAGCCGCTTTCCTTGCGGATCGCCTGCAGCGCTTGATCGAGTTCCTCCACTACGGCGCTGGAAAGCTTGTTGATGGATTCATCCTTCAAATCGAACGTCAGGGTGGCGATCTCGTCGCCGCCCCGGGCCACCGTAATGGCGCTACCTTGATAGATCATCCACGAGTCTCCACAAGAGCAGGTGCTGAACGCTGAAAAGCCTAGCAGCATTGAATTTCATACGATCGTTTGATATCGCTGCAGCTTGCGCTAACGTCCATAACACGTCAAGCCTGCGTTCTTTACATGAGCCACTATAGGACACTATAGGGCAACATCGGCGCCTTTCCGGCATCGTCGCCTTTAGATGACTCCCGCGATGTCACCAGAATTGTTAGGATGCGCCCACTCCCGCGCCCCTCGAGCGCTCATTCCGCAAGGCCTTTCTTCATAACCTCATGCCAGCGCCCTCCAAACGATTATTACCCGATACGTCTCCGGCCTCTTCGCGGTTGCAGCGCCTACAAGGGGCCGCACGGAAGATCGTGGTTCGGCTACGCCCCTATGCCTGGATATGGCCGCCGATCGCCTTTGGCGCCGGGGTCGCAAGTTTTTTCCTGGTCGAGCGCCAGCAGTGGCTCGGCGCGGTCCTGGCGCTTGGCATGCTGCTGGCCTGGGTATTACTACTATCGGAAAACTTGATCAGCCGTCTGCTTAGAAAGCGGGGCCTCAATGTCTCCCCTCAGGGGGCGACCGCTTTCATCGCCCAGATGATCCATCAGGAAACCCTATTCTTTTGCTTACCGTTTCTGCTGGCAACCACGGTATGGAGCAGCGGTCAGGCCATCTTTACGCTGCTGATTACCGCCATGGCGCTGCTATCGATTCTTGATCCTTTCTACTATCGCCTCGCCCAGCGCCATCGCTGGCTCTATTTCGCATTCCACGCCCAGTGCGTTTTCGTGGTGGTCTTGGTCACCCTGCCCATCATGCTCAAGCTCACCACGGATCAAAGCCTTATCGTTGCGCTGCTGGTGATGACCGTATTCGCCATTCCCAGCCTCTTTCGGCTCCTCAAGCCCGGCTCGCTGCTGCGCTGGACGGGCATGCTCGGCTTGCTTGTCGCCTTGGCCGGCGCAGCCTGGGTAGGACGCGCCTGGGTGCCGCCGGCGAGCCTGTGGCTTACCGGCAGCGCCTTGTCGCCGGCGTTCGACATTCAGGCGCGCAGCCCCTTTGGCAGCATGGCACTTACCGACAAGCAGGTCAGCCAGAACGGGTTATTCGCCTATACGGCGATTCGTGCGCCGCGCGGGCTGCACGAAACGATCTATCACGAGTGGTATCAAGAGGGCGAACTGGTGGATCGTATTCCACTGATGATTCGAGGAGGACGAGAAGAAGGCTATCGCGCCTGGACCCACAAACGGAATTTTCCCGAGTCTCCGGCGGGCAACTGGCGTATCGAGGTGGTAACGCCGCTAGGGCAACGTCTCGGAGTCATGCGTTTCCACGTGAGCGATGCTGCCAGCGGAGCGGCTCGGGCCGACGGACGGATCCGCTCCCCCGGCGGAATCCCCGGTCTCGACCTGCGTCGGCTGATTGCTGGCCAACGTGCTGTTCCAGAGCAGAAAAGCGTACCCCTGAGCGAAACCGCTAAAGGCATCGAACCAGAGATAGAGGTAACCGAGGATCACGCCGGCAAGCAGCAAAGCCGCAACCCCACAAGCGGGAAGTAGGCTGATGGAATCGATGCAGGAAGGACGGGGCAACCCTTGCGTTAGCCTTGCGTTTATTGAAACTCAAGTAGACATCTTGCAATTCTAAGTTTCGTTGCTGACAATGCTAGATGAAATAATTAGCAAGCAAACGTGGGACTTATGTACCAAAATATTGGCTTTCGACTCAATCGGGTTCCGCGGATATGGCGGGCCATCCTCGACCAGCGCCTGGCCCCACTGGGCTTGACTCAGACGCGCTGGATTACTCTATATCATCTTGCCCATCTTGGCGATGGACAACCTCAGTGCGACCTAGCGCGAGCGATCGGCGTCGAGGCACCGTCCTTGGTTCGTACCCTGGATCAACTCGCGGAGCAGAAGCTCATCGAGCGTCGCCCCTGCGAACAGGATCGACGTACCAAACGCATCTTTCTTACCGCTAAGGCGGCGCCGCTGCTCAAGCAGATAGATCAAGTTGTCGACACGGCGCGCAGAGAAATTCTCGCCGGGCTCGACGAGGACGAGCTGGCGAAATTCGAAGAGCTGCTTTCTCGCATCGAGAAGAACGTTCAAAAGATCCAGAATAAAGAAGACGATTGACAGATGGACACCAACTTGTAAGCGCGACTATTGAAGATCGCGCAGCTCACGGATGCTCCTCAATCTTGGGGTTGGTTGATCCGGCCGCCCCGCAAGATGTTTTTTGAGATAGGCGAAATCCGCCAGGTAGTCGTTGAATACGTCACGCCCCAGAGACTCGCTCCACCATAGCG
This window encodes:
- the fadA gene encoding acetyl-CoA C-acyltransferase FadA, producing the protein MSLNARDIVVVDGVRTAMAKARHGAFRHVRAETLSAAVMQTLFERNPAMKPAEVDDVIWGCVNQTLEQAMNIARNAAVLTGIPKTVPAQTVNRLCGSSMSALHIAAANIRAGMGDFYIIGGVEHMEHVPMTHGIDINPAASKHVAKAAMMMGLTAELLGKMNGISREDQDKFGVRSHQRAFAANENGHFDNEIIGVEGHDDQGFRKLIKHDEVVRADVSLEKMAELKPAFDPRNGTVTAGTSSALSVGAAGMAVMSHERAQALGLEPIARVISTGVAGCDPSIMGYGPVPATKQALKRAGMTVEDIQAVELNEAFAAQSLPVLKDLGLLDAMDDKVNLNGGAIALGHPLGCSGARICVTLLNVMRQQDASHGLATMCIGMGQGVATLFERLK
- the fadB gene encoding fatty acid oxidation complex subunit alpha FadB; translated protein: MIYQGSAITVARGGDEIATLTFDLKDESINKLSSAVVEELDQALQAIRKESGLQGLVIASGKDVFIVGADITEFHQIFEKGEKYLVDMNQRVHGIFNAIEDLPFPSVAAINGLALGGGFEITLTADFRVMAESAKIGLPETKLGIVPGWGGCVRLPRLIGADNAIEWIAGGTENKAKTALEMGAVDAVVPKEKLEAAARDILEQANRGELDYQARREEKQSPLKLDSIEQMMAFETAKGYVAGKAGPHYTAPVEAIRVIQKGAGEGRERAQAIEAKAFAKLAMTDVCYNLVGLFLNDQAVKKKAGQYEKQANPVELAAVLGAGTMGGGIAYQSASKGTPILMKDIKLEAIELGLKEARKLFIKQVERGRLGKADMAEKLTSIRSTLAYGDFEQVDLVVEAVVENPKVKGGVLAEVEKATGEETILTSNTSTIAIDRLAGNLKRPQNFCGMHFFNPVHRMPLVEVIRGAKTSDVAIGTAVAYARKMGKTPIVVNDCPGFLVNRVLFPYFGGFNLLIEQGADFQRVDKVMEKFGWPMGPAYLLDVVGIDIAVHANEVMAEGFPERMAREGKNAIQVMQENERLGQKNRKGFYVYEEDKKGKPKKVSDDQAYELLKPLVKEHREFTDEAIVARLMTPLCLEAVRCLEDDIVGSPAEADMALIYGIGFPPFRGGALRYIDAMGVAEFVEQADRLSETLGPLYAPTDRLREMAKAGERFYSTAGQR
- a CDS encoding DUF5924 family protein, which gives rise to MPAPSKRLLPDTSPASSRLQRLQGAARKIVVRLRPYAWIWPPIAFGAGVASFFLVERQQWLGAVLALGMLLAWVLLLSENLISRLLRKRGLNVSPQGATAFIAQMIHQETLFFCLPFLLATTVWSSGQAIFTLLITAMALLSILDPFYYRLAQRHRWLYFAFHAQCVFVVVLVTLPIMLKLTTDQSLIVALLVMTVFAIPSLFRLLKPGSLLRWTGMLGLLVALAGAAWVGRAWVPPASLWLTGSALSPAFDIQARSPFGSMALTDKQVSQNGLFAYTAIRAPRGLHETIYHEWYQEGELVDRIPLMIRGGREEGYRAWTHKRNFPESPAGNWRIEVVTPLGQRLGVMRFHVSDAASGAARADGRIRSPGGIPGLDLRRLIAGQRAVPEQKSVPLSETAKGIEPEIEVTEDHAGKQQSRNPTSGK
- the slyA gene encoding transcriptional regulator SlyA yields the protein MYQNIGFRLNRVPRIWRAILDQRLAPLGLTQTRWITLYHLAHLGDGQPQCDLARAIGVEAPSLVRTLDQLAEQKLIERRPCEQDRRTKRIFLTAKAAPLLKQIDQVVDTARREILAGLDEDELAKFEELLSRIEKNVQKIQNKEDD